The genome window GCACCACTTCTGATTTACGGATCAGCATGGGAAGATGATATGGATTTTTCTCAATTCGTAATCATGTTTAAGAGTATCTATCTAGAGGGTTTTGCAAGACCAGATGGTGGTGTTAGGAAGATCATTAATCTCCTACTTGATAAGTATGAAGGACTTGGGGGTGAACTTCGTTTTCGCGCAGGTGTTGCATCAATTAACACAAGTGACAGTGGTAAAGTTTGCAGCGTCACTCTTGAAAATGGTGAAGTACTTGAGTGTGATAAGGTCATCTCAAGCATGGGCCATCCAGAAACAATGGCCATCACACAAGGGCAAACTGTACAGAAAATTGCAGTTGGGCCAATGACATTTTGTGAAACGATTCTCTGTCTAGATGAGCGTCCAAAAGACTTTGATATGAATGATACAATTCTCTTTTACAACGAAAGAGAAGATTATCAGTATCGTGGGCCAAGTGATTTCATCGATAATAAGAGTGCCGTTATTTGCTTCCCAAATAACTTTGCTAGTGATGATAGTGACGAAGGAGTTATTCGTCTGACTTATATGGCTAATTATGAAAAGTGGAAGGAATTAGTAAACACAGATCGCAAGGCCTATCTTGCCATGAAGAATGAAGTCTACGAACAATCACTTCAAACATTGAAGAATATCTATCCAAATGCATCACTGGATGTGAAATTTAAAGACGTCTTCACTCCTCATACAATTGAGCGCTACACTGGCCATCTTCGTGGTTGTGTTTACGGTTCAACAGATAAGTTAAGAGATGGAAGAACTCCAGTAGACGGCCTATATCTTTGCGGAACAGACCAAGGCTTTCTTGGCATCATTGGTTCCATGTTAAGTGGTATTTCCATGGCAAACCTTCACGGACTAATGGAATAAAAAGGAAAAGATTAAATGAAATATAATAATGTCGTTATAGAAGACTATGCCTATATTGAACCGCCAGAGATTCTAACAAGTGATAAGTTAGAAGAATTACTTGGGCCAATTTATACAAGGCTTAAGCTTCCTCATGGAAGGCTTGAGCTAATGACAGGAATCAAGTCTCGCGGCTTTTGGCCAAACTCAACAAGGCCAAGTTCTATTGCAACAGAGGCAGGAAATAAGCTCTTAGATAAGCTTTCAAAAAAAGGCATCAAAAAGGGCGACATTAACCTTCTTATTAATTCAAGTGTCTGTCGTGATTTCTTAGAGCCTTCCACGGCCTCAGTTATTCACGCAAACCTTGAAATGCCTAGTGAATGTATGCTCTTTGATATCTCAAACGCCTGCCTTGGAATGGTAAGTGCATGGGAGATTGTGGCCAATATGATTGAAACCGGTGCCATCAAGCGTGCTATTATTCTTTCTGGTGAAAATAGTGCTCCATTATTGGATAATACAATAAAGACACTTAATGAAGATCAAAGCATTACAAGAAAGTCTGTAAAGAAGTACTTTGCGAACCTGACTATTGGTTCAGCAGGAGTCGCCTATTGTCTTTCTCACAAAGATGAAGCACCAAACGCTCCTCGTATCACTTCAATCACAAATCGCAGTGACTCTAAGGCCAATAAGCTATGCCAAGGGGATGGAAATCCTGAATCACTTGTTATGGAAACAGACTCAGAAGAATTATTAAAATATGGAAAGGCCTTAGCAAAGAAAACATTCGATGATTCAGGCCTTAACCCAAAAGAAATCGATATTGTAATTGGCCACCAAGTAGGAAAGGCCCATAAAGAAGTTGTCCTAGGAAAGTTAGGACTTAATAAGCATGATACCTTTGATACATTTGATACACTTGGAAACACTGGATCAGCTGCCCTACCAATTACCCTTGCCAAGATGAATGACGTTAAGGGAATTGAAAAAGGCAAGAAAATTGCCCTTGTTGGCATTGGATCAGGACTATCTTGTTCTGTATTGGGAGTAACTTGGTAATGAATATGACAGTAAATACATGGCAGCATGAATACCCATTTAGAAATAACTTCTTTGAAATTGATGGAAAGAAATACCACTACCTAGATGAAGGAAACCCAGAAGGTGAAGTAATAATTATGCTTCATGGAAATCCAACATGGTCTTTCTATTACAGGAATATTGTCAAAGAGCTACAAGAAGACTATCGCTGTATCGTACCAGACCACTTTGGTTGCGGACTTTCAGACAAACCACAAGATTATGATTACACATTAGAAAATCATATTGATAATGTTTTAAAATTAATCGACCAACTAGAGATAAAAATATTCAAGCTCTTAGTTCATGATTGGGGTGGCGCAATTGGAATGGGTGTTGCGACTTCAAGGCCACAAGCAGTGACAGGTGTCATCCTACTTAATACTGCGGCTTTTAAGTCTCTTGATATTCCAAAACGTATCGCACTTTGTAAGCTTCCAGTCATTGGAGAGCCAATGGTTAGGACTTTTAATGCCTTTGCATGGCCTGCTACATTTATGACAACGACAAAGCCATTAGCAAAGCATATTAAAGAAGGTTATCTTCACCCATATAATAATTATGCTAACCGAATTGCAACAGCTCGATTTGTTAAAGATATACCTTTATCAAGTAGTCATCCAACATATGCAAGACTTTCACAAATTGAAGATAATCTTAAAAATGTAACATGCCCCAAGATGTTTCTTTGGGGTGCACAAGATTTTTGTTTCAACATGAAATTTCTTAAACGTTGGAAAGATTTCTACCCAAATAGTAAGTATGTCGTTTATGAGAATGCTGGCCACTACGTAATTGAAGATGAAAGAGAGAATTGTCTTAAAGAAATAAAAGGTTTCTTAAATGAATATCGCGCATAGGATTGAAGACTGGGCACAGAAAACACCTGATAAGGTTTGCATCAAGTTCCCAAGAAAAACTGGAAGCGGTTACCACTATGATGAACTCTCATTTAAAGAATTTAATGATCTAAGCTCTCATTACAGTGCAGCTT of Bacteriovorax sp. BAL6_X contains these proteins:
- a CDS encoding NAD(P)/FAD-dependent oxidoreductase, which gives rise to MTQKYDVIVIGAGMSGLAASIRLAMFGKKVVCLEKHSISGGLNSYYRRGKRNFDVGLHALTNFAQRGERGRPLTKLLKQLRIPWAELALIEQKQSKIIFPETSLTFTNDFAQLTQDIAEKFPASIDEFNQFVAYIRDFNEVALNNETFMAKDVARKYIKNEKLISMIFAPLLIYGSAWEDDMDFSQFVIMFKSIYLEGFARPDGGVRKIINLLLDKYEGLGGELRFRAGVASINTSDSGKVCSVTLENGEVLECDKVISSMGHPETMAITQGQTVQKIAVGPMTFCETILCLDERPKDFDMNDTILFYNEREDYQYRGPSDFIDNKSAVICFPNNFASDDSDEGVIRLTYMANYEKWKELVNTDRKAYLAMKNEVYEQSLQTLKNIYPNASLDVKFKDVFTPHTIERYTGHLRGCVYGSTDKLRDGRTPVDGLYLCGTDQGFLGIIGSMLSGISMANLHGLME
- a CDS encoding 3-oxoacyl-ACP synthase III; the encoded protein is MKYNNVVIEDYAYIEPPEILTSDKLEELLGPIYTRLKLPHGRLELMTGIKSRGFWPNSTRPSSIATEAGNKLLDKLSKKGIKKGDINLLINSSVCRDFLEPSTASVIHANLEMPSECMLFDISNACLGMVSAWEIVANMIETGAIKRAIILSGENSAPLLDNTIKTLNEDQSITRKSVKKYFANLTIGSAGVAYCLSHKDEAPNAPRITSITNRSDSKANKLCQGDGNPESLVMETDSEELLKYGKALAKKTFDDSGLNPKEIDIVIGHQVGKAHKEVVLGKLGLNKHDTFDTFDTLGNTGSAALPITLAKMNDVKGIEKGKKIALVGIGSGLSCSVLGVTW
- a CDS encoding alpha/beta fold hydrolase produces the protein MNMTVNTWQHEYPFRNNFFEIDGKKYHYLDEGNPEGEVIIMLHGNPTWSFYYRNIVKELQEDYRCIVPDHFGCGLSDKPQDYDYTLENHIDNVLKLIDQLEIKIFKLLVHDWGGAIGMGVATSRPQAVTGVILLNTAAFKSLDIPKRIALCKLPVIGEPMVRTFNAFAWPATFMTTTKPLAKHIKEGYLHPYNNYANRIATARFVKDIPLSSSHPTYARLSQIEDNLKNVTCPKMFLWGAQDFCFNMKFLKRWKDFYPNSKYVVYENAGHYVIEDERENCLKEIKGFLNEYRA